A genomic window from Elaeis guineensis isolate ETL-2024a chromosome 3, EG11, whole genome shotgun sequence includes:
- the LOC105041678 gene encoding E3 ubiquitin-protein ligase RKP isoform X2 has product MERTLEHIFDLPHKSVRPSGSSIDVEFIRSILRNQLPRFQLDPEVDSRKRDGMSIVNHGSGPNIVVIDDASICGDIKILRKPLLVESLAAFSSARANSCVWKRKWMYEVTLETSGVQQLGWATILCPFTDRKGVGDAEDSYAFDGKRVSKWNKEPKSYGQSWVVGDVIGCCIDLDADMISFYRNGESLGVAFDGVRKMEPGLGYYPAISLSEGESCDLNFGARPFKYPIDGFLPIQAPPCSRYFATYLLQCLCRLFEVQCLDNSESAYFEKLRTLKRFAPLKELFSSIAYGICEEFFNLIEESEGCTEYIASDAFVSFLLEVFGAQEPHDYACLDQIIDLFSKFSGSSSLFQHVIVALSCSCKVAPIVLMECPYSGSYPYLALACHILRREDMMVLLWKSPDFGFSLEGFLSRKSPNKQDLHSLIPSVWWPGSSEDIGSESSMVMTMTALSAAINKIEEMQREICTLVIHFIPPVSPPQLPGSVFRTFIQNLILKVRGADHKNPPSGVSSNSILVSLYTVILHFLSEGFSVEDIPGLMKGSRMNAGTDGGFLHRGGKRSFPVELFLKADPNCIRIPRIGGSVNHVLKSHQVNALETEKVFWDEGCMDDEDARITHSTRQKPCCCSVSDVDVVQTSKDNIRYATKSSKGTCSPIPERSAHVAAECSVRSLSDEITDKPSSSDQSETDFGYQSLQHLESVPMTDQLSSGTLREEELLDIMLLLYHLAVAPNFRQAFYYMTHQSQSISLLDDTDKQIRERSCIEQVKRLKEARNVYREELVDCVRQCAWYRISLFSRWKQRGMYATCMWVVELLLVLSNTDSIFLYVPEYYVESLVDCFHALRRSDPPFVSSAIFIKHGLAPIITFVVKHFNDPRISSADIKDLLLQSISVLVQYRDYLVAFENNKEAVRRIPRALLLAFDNRSWIPVTNILVKLCKGSGFGSSKHAETSSSALFQVLLREACIHDEVLFSSFLNRLFNTLSWSMTEFSVSIREMQESYQIGDLQQRKCGVVFDLSCSLARILEFCTHEIPQAFILGPDMNLRRLTELVIFILNHIILGADAEFFDLLLRRPGQHQEKSSRTMILAPLVGIILNLMDASADYGNQELNDVVAVFLNMDCPATVHFGFQYLLSYDWSNVLQGDASLAKLVQLEEFLNYLRSRTEALDRIGELGISTDDEGENQCCICYACDCDAFFEPCRHRSCLGCITRHLLNSQRCFFCNAKVTAVMRVDLKDCKLENLG; this is encoded by the exons ATGGAACGCACTCTGGAGCATATATTTGATTTGCCTCACAAGTCAGTTCGTCCGTCTGGTAGTTCAATTGATGTTGAATTCATCCGTTCCATTTTGAGGAACCAACTTCCAAGATTTCAGCTTGATCCAGAAGTAGATAGCCGTAAGAGGGATGGCATGTCCATTGTGAACCATGGGTCGGGCCCGAATATCGTTGTTATAGATGATGCAAGCATTTGTGGAGATATCAAGATTTTAAGGAAGCCACTGCTTGTAGAAAGCCTTGCTGCGTTCAGTAGTGCCCGAGCAAATTCCTGTGTATGGAAGCGGAAGTGGATGTATGAAGTGACTCTCGAAACTTCAGGGGTTCAGCAGCTTGGATGGGCCACTATTTTATGTCCCTTCACTGATCGCAAAGGTGTTGGAGATGCAGAGGATTCATATGCTTTTGATGGGAAGAGGGTAAGCAAATGGAACAAGGAACCTAAGTCCTATGGTCAGTCGTGGGTTGTCGGTGATGTGATTGGATGTTGCATTGATTTGGATGCTGACATGATTTCCTTTTATAGGAACGGGGAATCTCTTGGTGTGGCATTCGATGGTGTTCGTAAGATGGAGCCTGGGCTTGGGTACTATCCTGCAATTTCTCTTTCTGAAGGAGAGAGCTGTGATTTGAATTTTGGGGCCCGACCATTCAAGTACCCCATCGATGGATTTCTCCCTATCCAGGCTCCACCTTGTTCCAGATACTTTGCTACTTATTTGCTCCAGTGTTTGTGCAGGCTATTTGAGGTACAGTGCTTGGATAATTCTGAGTCAGCATACTTTGAGAAATTGAGGACGTTGAAAAGGTTTGCACCGCTCAAGGAATTATTCTCCTCCATAGCTTATGGGATTTGTGAGGAGTTCTTTAACTTAATCGAGGAAAGTGAGGGGTGTACTGAATATATTGCATCAGATGCCTTTGTATCATTCTTATTAGAAGTATTTGGAGCACAGGAACCACATGATTACGCATGTTTGGATCAAATTATTGACCTCTTTTCAAAGTTTTCAGGATCAAGTTCTTTGTTCCAGCATGTAATCGTGGCACTTTCTTGTAGTTGCAAAGTGGCACCAATTGTACTGATGGAATGCCCTTATTCTGGGTCATATCCTTATCTAGCACTGGCCTGCCATATTCTCAGGCGTGAAGACATGATGGTCTTGTTGTGGAAGTCACCTGATTTCGGATTCTCACTGGAGGGGTTCCTGTCCAGAAAGAGCCCAAACAAGCAGGATTTGCACAGCCTTATTCCATCAGTTTGGTGGCCTGGTTCATCTGAAGACATTGGTTCTGAAAGTAGTATGGTGATGACAATGACAGCATTGTCTGCAGCGAtaaataag ATTGAGGAAATGCAACGGGAAATCTGTACTCTGGTCATACATTTCATTCCTCCAGTATCTCCCCCTCAGTTACCTGGGTCTGTGTTTAGGACATTTATACAGAATCTCATATTAAAGGTCAGAGGTGCAGATCATAAGAATCCTCCTTCAGGTGTTTCAAGCAATTCTATACTTGTCTCTTTGTATACGGTAATTCTCCATTTCCTATCTGAAGGTTTTTCTGTGGAAGATATCCCTGGTCTGATGAAGGGCTCTAGAATGAATGCTGGAACAGATGGTGGATTTCTTCATAGGGGTGGAAAGAGAAGCTTTCCTGTGGAGTTGTTTCTCAAAGCTGATCCAaattgcattaggattcctagaATCGGAGGCTCAGTAAATCATGTATTAAAGTCTCACCAAGTCAATGCTTTAGAAACTGAGAAAGTATTTTGGGATGAAGGCTGCATGGATGATGAAGATGCAAGAATAACGCATTCTACAAGGCAAAAGCCTTGCTGTTGTTCAGTATCTGATGTTGATGTTGTCCAAACTTCAAAAGATAATATCAGATATGCAACCAAAAGTTCAAAGGGCACTTGCAGTCCTATTCCAGAGAGATCAGCTCATGTTGCAGCAGAGTGCAGTGTGAGGAGTTTGAGTGATGAGATTACAGATAAACCAAGTTCAAGTGATCAGTCGGAAACTGACTTTGGATATCAATCCTTGCAGCATTTGGAGAGTGTACCAATGACCGATCAATTATCTTCAGGCACATTAAGAGAAGAGGAGTTGCTTGATATTATGCTATTGTTGTATCATCTAGCTGTTGCACCAAACTTCAGGCAG GCATTCTACTACATGACACATCAGTCACAATCAATTTCTCTCTTAGATGACACTGATAAACAAATAAGAGAAAGATCTTGCATCGAGCAAGTAAAGCGTTTAAAGGAAGCTCGCAATGTTTATCGTGAAGAATTAGTTGATTGTGTCAGACAATGTGCATG GTACCGCATTTCTCTTTTTTCTCGGTGGAAGCAAAGAGGAATGTATGCTACATGCATGTGGGTTGTGGAACTACTCTTGGTTCTGAGCAATACTGATTCTATTTTCCTTTATGTTCCAGAATATTATGTGGAATCCCTG GTTGACTGTTTTCATGCATTGCGCAGGAGTGATCCTCCTTTCGTTTCTTCTGCAATTTTTATCAAGCACGGGCTTGCTCCAATT ATAACCTTTGTTGTGAAGCACTTCAATGATCCACGAATATCAAGTGCGGACATAAAAGATCTTCTTCTCCAATCGATATCAGTCTTAGTACAATACAGGGATTATTTGGTTGCTTTTGAGAATAACAAAGAAGCTGTTAGGAGAATCCCAAGGGCATTGCTGTTGGCATTTGATAACAGATCCTGGATTCCGGTCACGAACATACTAGTAAAGCTATGTAAAGGTTCAGGATTTGGTTCCTCAAAGCATGCAGAAACTTCGTCATCTGCACTTTTCCAG GTCTTACTACGAGAGGCATGCATTCATGATGAAGTGCTATTCTCTTCATTCCTTAATCGGCTTTTCAACACACTTAGCTGGAGCATGACTGAGTTCTCTGTGTCCATTCGAGAGATGCAGGAGAGTTATCAG ATCGGTGACTTGCAGCAAAGAAAATGTGGTGTTGTTTTTGATCTTTCATGCAGTCTTGCAAGGATTCTGGAATTCTGTACACACGAGATCCCCCAAGCATTCATTTTGGGGCCTGACATGAATCTTCGGAGGCTAACAGAGTTGGTCATCTTTATTTTGAACCACATAATTTTGGGTGCCGATGCTGAGTTTTTTGACTT GTTACTTAGGCGACCTGGCCAACATCAAGAGAAATCAAGTCGGACCATGATCCTAGCACCTCTTGTTGGCATCATCCTTAACCTCATGGATGCAAGTGCGGATTATGGAAATCAGGAGCTGAATGATGTTGTAGCGGTGTTCTTAAACATGGATTGTCCTGCTAcagttcattttggatttcaataCCTCTTGAGCTATGATTGG AGCAATGTCCTGCAAGGGGATGCTTCTCTTGCAAAACTAGTGCAGCTCGAGGAGTTCTTGAACTACCTGAGAAGCAGAACAGAGGCACTAGATAGGATAGGAGAATTAGGAATCAGCACAGATGATGAAGGGGAGAACCAGTGCTGCATCTGTTATGCCTGTGATTGTGATGCCTTTTTTGAGCCCTGTCGTCACAGGTCTTGCCTTGGCTGCATTACCAGGCACCTCTTGAATAGCCAGAGGTGCTTCTTTTGTAATGCAAAGGTCACCGCAGTAATGAGGGTGGACCTGAAGGACTGCAAGTTGGAGAACTTGGGCTGA